The alpha proteobacterium U9-1i genome includes a region encoding these proteins:
- a CDS encoding heavy metal RND efflux outer membrane protein of CzcC family, translating into MSAARGIIAGASVAVLSACATPPIDQGTGALLAGDVVNASSPIADGLVDLRGRSEDFLGGPPLSTIEIAGWAVRRSPALRVARAQAGVGAAQAFSAGLLPDPQLQLSYDHPTNVQAFDALSAGLSLDVITSLINHPNARARMRAEQERIRQELTWTEWSVAMQARDAAIRVIFLRQQAAVAAEATEQTESQLRAYERAVADGDARLDDLAVRRIGFLDALDRLNTIERDLDAAVNELNGFLALGPGETPPLAEVVSTSDPASLDPEALFQQALAVRSDLSALRSSYEANEASLRFARVAALPLPNLSLSRARDTSDVRTSGAGLSLVLPIWNRGRGDIAIARATRVELQAEYDARVFQARADIALQVETLRRVAAQRAILEREVAALSRETEVLRTAAEAGDVPVLTYETARASLLDKRLAALALAAAQAQGEAALDGLVGRLLVERDAS; encoded by the coding sequence ATGTCGGCGGCGAGAGGGATCATTGCGGGGGCCAGCGTCGCGGTGCTCTCAGCGTGCGCCACCCCGCCAATTGATCAGGGCACAGGCGCGCTGCTGGCGGGCGACGTGGTCAACGCTTCGTCGCCAATAGCCGACGGGCTCGTGGATTTGCGCGGGCGCAGCGAGGACTTTCTGGGCGGGCCCCCGCTTAGCACGATTGAGATCGCGGGTTGGGCCGTGCGCCGGAGCCCGGCCTTACGCGTGGCGCGCGCGCAAGCGGGCGTCGGCGCCGCACAAGCCTTCTCGGCGGGCCTGCTGCCAGATCCCCAACTTCAACTGAGCTACGATCATCCAACCAATGTGCAGGCCTTCGACGCTTTGAGCGCGGGCCTCAGCCTTGATGTCATCACCTCGCTGATCAATCACCCGAACGCCCGCGCCCGCATGCGGGCCGAGCAGGAGCGAATCCGGCAGGAATTGACGTGGACGGAGTGGAGCGTCGCCATGCAGGCGCGCGATGCGGCGATCCGCGTCATCTTCCTTCGCCAACAAGCCGCCGTGGCGGCCGAGGCGACCGAGCAGACCGAGAGCCAATTGCGCGCCTATGAACGCGCCGTCGCTGACGGCGATGCGCGCCTGGACGACCTGGCGGTGCGGCGCATCGGCTTTCTCGATGCGCTCGACCGCCTGAACACGATCGAGCGCGATCTCGACGCGGCGGTGAATGAGCTCAATGGCTTCTTGGCGCTTGGTCCGGGCGAGACGCCGCCCTTGGCGGAAGTCGTTTCGACAAGCGACCCCGCTTCGCTCGATCCCGAGGCGCTTTTCCAGCAGGCGTTGGCCGTGCGCTCGGATCTTAGCGCATTGCGTTCGAGCTATGAGGCCAATGAGGCGAGCCTTCGATTTGCGCGCGTCGCTGCCCTGCCGCTGCCAAACCTTTCCCTCTCGCGCGCTCGTGACACCAGCGATGTCCGCACGTCGGGCGCAGGATTGAGTTTAGTCCTGCCCATCTGGAACCGGGGTCGCGGCGACATCGCTATCGCGCGCGCAACACGCGTAGAACTACAAGCTGAGTACGATGCGCGCGTGTTTCAGGCCCGCGCCGATATCGCGCTTCAAGTCGAGACGCTGCGACGCGTCGCAGCACAGCGCGCCATTCTGGAGCGGGAGGTCGCGGCGCTGTCGCGTGAAACCGAGGTGTTACGCACGGCCGCCGAGGCGGGCGATGTGCCCGTGCTCACTTATGAGACGGCGCGGGCGAGCCTCCTCGACAAACGCTTGGCGGCGCTCGCGCTCGCCGCAGCGCAGGCGCAAGGCGAGGCGGCGCTCGACGGCTTGGTTGGACGATTGCTGGTCGAGAGGGACGCTTCATGA
- a CDS encoding putative multidrug efflux protein, which produces MMSVSQSRRFVAPLIVSAALLMETMDATVLATALPTIATTLHAPVLSLKLALTTYLVALAAFIPISGWMADRIGAKPLFMAAMAVFLVGSILCALQTDLAGLILARAVQGAGGAMMTPVGRLIVLHTTPKNELVRAMTYITLPALIGPALGPLLGSLITTAFGWRWIFLINVPVGALGLALAWRFMPNPPPSARERFDTAGFVLAGGGFAALLFGLSALGDHLVSSAYTLALVAFGLMGLIGYWAHARRLARPLLDLALLRIRTFSVGVVGGLLFRISGGGANFLLPLLFQLGFGFSIVLSGALSGVYALGSLITRSAAPHLIDRFGFRPVLVVGTILSGGAVASFALFQSYSSLLLPILLIAGASQAAVFTAANGISYADIDEPNMSAATSLASVAQQVAVTLGIAVSALVLQAGGDPSPQAPLAVAHFAPAFVAVSVLSTMALGFFACLSANDGEDLRHRREDHRRAHWYHGV; this is translated from the coding sequence ATGATGAGCGTTTCCCAGTCGCGCCGTTTCGTCGCCCCGTTGATCGTCTCGGCCGCGCTGCTGATGGAGACGATGGACGCAACTGTCCTCGCCACCGCGCTGCCGACCATCGCCACAACGCTCCACGCACCTGTGCTCTCGCTGAAGCTCGCACTCACGACCTATCTTGTCGCTCTCGCCGCCTTCATTCCCATCAGCGGTTGGATGGCCGACAGAATCGGCGCCAAGCCCCTATTCATGGCCGCGATGGCGGTCTTTCTGGTTGGTTCGATTCTTTGCGCCCTCCAGACCGATCTCGCGGGCCTTATCCTCGCGCGCGCGGTTCAGGGCGCAGGGGGCGCCATGATGACACCGGTCGGCCGTCTGATCGTGTTGCACACAACGCCTAAGAACGAGCTGGTGCGTGCTATGACCTACATCACCCTGCCGGCCTTGATCGGGCCTGCGCTTGGTCCGCTCTTGGGTTCGCTCATCACAACGGCGTTCGGATGGCGCTGGATCTTTCTCATCAATGTCCCTGTCGGCGCATTGGGCTTGGCGTTGGCCTGGCGCTTCATGCCGAATCCGCCGCCCAGCGCGCGTGAGCGGTTCGACACGGCTGGGTTTGTGCTGGCCGGCGGCGGATTTGCAGCATTGTTGTTCGGCTTGTCGGCGCTCGGCGACCATCTCGTCTCAAGCGCTTATACGCTAGCGCTCGTAGCTTTTGGACTGATGGGGCTTATTGGCTATTGGGCGCATGCGCGGCGCCTTGCGCGGCCCCTGCTTGACCTTGCCCTCCTGCGGATCCGGACGTTTTCTGTTGGCGTGGTTGGCGGATTGTTGTTTCGTATAAGCGGCGGCGGCGCCAATTTCTTACTGCCGCTTCTTTTCCAGCTTGGTTTCGGCTTTAGCATAGTGCTCTCGGGCGCACTTTCCGGTGTCTACGCGCTGGGCAGCCTCATCACGCGAAGCGCTGCGCCACACCTCATCGATCGGTTCGGCTTCCGGCCTGTGCTCGTGGTGGGGACCATTCTGAGCGGCGGCGCCGTCGCCTCATTCGCGCTCTTTCAGTCCTATTCCAGTTTGCTGTTGCCAATCTTGTTGATCGCTGGCGCGAGTCAGGCGGCGGTTTTCACCGCCGCCAACGGCATTTCCTACGCCGACATCGACGAACCCAACATGAGTGCGGCGACGAGCCTTGCATCCGTGGCCCAACAAGTAGCAGTCACGCTCGGTATCGCTGTCTCGGCGCTCGTGCTTCAAGCGGGAGGCGATCCGTCGCCGCAGGCCCCGCTCGCTGTGGCGCACTTCGCACCCGCTTTCGTCGCGGTGTCCGTTCTCAGCACCATGGCGCTGGGGTTCTTTGCTTGCCTATCGGCCAACGACGGCGAGGACTTGCGCCACCGACGGGAGGACCACCGGCGTGCCCACTGGTATCATGGGGTCTGA
- a CDS encoding L-O-lysylphosphatidylglycerol synthase, protein MPTGIMGSDMKSADRSDDPTVTPKHLPRRWVPRWLSPLAATLLFVAALWVVHNELTAHSYHDVLAALRMIGPNAIALAIALACASYASLIVAEQLALAMISKPMALKQMWRAAFSVYALGNALGFSFATAPAARAKLYRGQLAPSEIAAVSALTGTSVTIAALTAAGLGLLIGADEVARHGFAHALVWRALAIALLAPAIAWIVIAAWSPQQREITGILVRTPGPRAALLQIAVGAADWIAAAGLLYILLPEQGGWSFSAFIAVFVLASAIGAASGSPGGLGVFEASILTLAPVDQHAPAAFAALLVYRLIYTIGPLGCAAALLASDLAAPIDGAQSPALRAARRLGAAAAELAPRVFGMLAFASGVVLLLSSATPALQHRLAALSALVPLLVVELSHFLASITGVLLLVVASALWRRLEAGYVAALALLMSGATFAILKGFDVEEALLLVLVALALWPCRGAFTRKSLLLRDALSPVWIATIICAVAAAGWLGFFAYRDVAYQDELWWTFLADAQASRFLRAGAAVALIIAFAALWLLLTPPRARWRGHPSAEDIDRAASIIARADCMRGDAHLALLGDKDLLFSASGDSFLMFRVRGRNWIAMSEPCGCASERRELMWRFIECADEADASPAFYAITENMLADCADVGLAVRKIGEAALVPIQSFSLEGKARAGLRQARNRLEREGASFDVLAPGEARAHGEELYAASAAWLAHHAGAEKQFSLGRFDLAYLDRTSVAVVRFAGRIVAFANVWTTPDKSELSIDLMRYGPDAPKNVMDYLFVRLIEWGKAQGYRMFDLGMTPLAGLDTHRLAPAFSRLGAAVYEDGENLYGFRGLRAYKQKFDPDWRPLYLATRPGALMAFALLDVALLTSGGWRGLLAKT, encoded by the coding sequence GTGCCCACTGGTATCATGGGGTCTGACATGAAGAGCGCCGATCGGAGCGACGATCCGACTGTCACGCCAAAGCATCTCCCCAGGCGCTGGGTTCCGCGCTGGCTTTCGCCGCTCGCGGCGACTCTCCTTTTTGTGGCCGCCTTGTGGGTCGTGCACAATGAATTGACGGCGCATTCGTATCACGATGTGCTTGCCGCGTTGCGGATGATCGGCCCGAACGCCATCGCGCTCGCCATCGCACTGGCCTGCGCTTCCTACGCCAGTCTCATTGTGGCTGAGCAGCTGGCGCTTGCGATGATCTCCAAACCGATGGCGCTAAAGCAGATGTGGCGCGCGGCCTTTTCAGTTTATGCGCTCGGCAACGCGCTCGGCTTTTCCTTCGCCACAGCGCCCGCAGCGCGCGCCAAGCTTTATCGCGGCCAGCTGGCGCCGTCGGAAATCGCGGCCGTCTCGGCCCTAACCGGAACAAGCGTCACAATCGCGGCGCTCACTGCGGCGGGGCTTGGCTTGCTCATCGGCGCCGATGAAGTCGCACGTCATGGCTTTGCGCACGCTTTGGTGTGGCGCGCACTGGCAATCGCCTTGCTCGCGCCAGCGATCGCCTGGATCGTCATCGCGGCCTGGTCGCCGCAACAGCGCGAGATTACCGGAATTCTTGTGCGTACCCCGGGGCCACGGGCCGCATTACTTCAGATTGCCGTGGGCGCAGCCGATTGGATCGCAGCAGCGGGCCTTCTTTACATCCTATTGCCCGAGCAAGGCGGCTGGTCTTTTTCGGCTTTCATCGCCGTCTTCGTACTCGCCAGCGCCATCGGTGCGGCGTCGGGGTCGCCCGGCGGGCTTGGCGTTTTCGAGGCTTCAATTCTGACGCTGGCGCCAGTCGATCAGCATGCGCCAGCCGCGTTCGCCGCATTGCTCGTCTATCGCCTCATCTACACGATTGGACCGCTTGGCTGCGCCGCCGCTCTGCTTGCAAGCGATCTAGCGGCGCCCATTGACGGTGCACAATCGCCGGCGCTGCGCGCCGCCCGACGACTGGGTGCGGCCGCGGCCGAATTGGCGCCGCGGGTTTTCGGCATGCTTGCCTTCGCGAGCGGCGTCGTCTTGCTTTTGTCGAGCGCCACGCCTGCGCTTCAGCATCGCTTAGCGGCGCTCTCCGCGCTCGTCCCATTGCTCGTCGTCGAACTTTCGCACTTTCTCGCCAGCATCACCGGCGTACTTTTGCTTGTGGTCGCGTCTGCGCTCTGGCGGCGTCTGGAAGCTGGGTACGTCGCGGCTCTCGCTCTCTTGATGAGCGGCGCCACCTTCGCGATCCTTAAGGGCTTCGATGTCGAAGAGGCGCTGCTGCTTGTCCTCGTTGCATTGGCGTTGTGGCCATGCCGGGGGGCTTTCACGCGGAAATCCCTACTCTTGCGCGATGCGCTTAGTCCTGTGTGGATCGCCACCATCATCTGCGCGGTCGCCGCCGCTGGCTGGCTCGGCTTCTTTGCCTATCGCGACGTCGCCTATCAGGATGAGCTCTGGTGGACATTCTTGGCCGACGCGCAGGCGTCGCGTTTTCTGCGCGCAGGCGCAGCCGTTGCTCTCATAATTGCTTTCGCCGCGCTTTGGCTGCTGCTGACGCCTCCGCGGGCGCGTTGGCGTGGACATCCTTCCGCGGAAGACATCGACCGCGCAGCGAGCATCATAGCAAGGGCAGACTGCATGCGCGGCGACGCTCACCTCGCCTTGCTGGGTGACAAGGATCTACTGTTCTCTGCAAGCGGTGATTCATTTTTGATGTTTCGAGTGCGCGGCCGCAATTGGATCGCCATGAGCGAACCGTGCGGCTGCGCCAGCGAACGGCGGGAATTGATGTGGCGCTTCATCGAGTGCGCCGACGAGGCAGACGCTTCTCCCGCTTTTTACGCCATCACGGAAAACATGTTGGCCGATTGCGCCGATGTCGGGCTGGCTGTGCGCAAGATCGGCGAGGCGGCGTTAGTGCCAATTCAGTCCTTCTCGCTCGAAGGCAAGGCCCGGGCAGGCCTGCGCCAAGCGCGCAACCGCCTTGAACGCGAAGGAGCGAGCTTCGATGTGCTGGCGCCGGGCGAGGCGCGCGCGCATGGCGAGGAGCTCTACGCCGCCTCGGCAGCCTGGCTTGCTCATCACGCCGGTGCAGAAAAGCAATTCTCGCTCGGCCGTTTCGACTTGGCCTATCTTGACCGAACTTCGGTCGCTGTTGTGCGGTTTGCTGGGCGCATCGTAGCGTTCGCCAATGTTTGGACGACGCCTGACAAAAGCGAACTTTCAATCGATTTGATGCGCTACGGTCCGGATGCGCCCAAGAACGTCATGGACTATTTGTTCGTTCGCCTGATCGAGTGGGGTAAGGCGCAAGGCTATCGTATGTTTGACCTCGGCATGACGCCGCTCGCGGGACTCGACACGCATCGCTTGGCGCCCGCGTTCTCGCGCCTCGGCGCTGCCGTCTATGAGGACGGCGAAAACCTCTACGGGTTTCGCGGCCTGCGCGCCTACAAGCAAAAATTCGACCCCGACTGGCGGCCACTTTACCTTGCGACGCGGCCAGGGGCGCTCATGGCGTTCGCCCTGCTCGACGTCGCGCTCCTCACTAGCGGCGGCTGGCGCGGCCTATTGGCCAAGACTTGA
- a CDS encoding acid-resistant locus arl7, with protein MVIETVLALAGAVVAGSAGKDTIQRVFYAFRKREPISRDLTHDFENRSSFGERLADRVAEVGGSWAFVSSFFAFLVVWAALNILVLPQHERFDPYPFIFLNLLLSMLAAVQAPIIMMSQNRQAVKDRIEARHDFEVNLKAELEILSLHEKLDRLHAEHGAQLAGLRALLEGRKGED; from the coding sequence ATGGTGATTGAAACGGTTTTGGCGCTTGCAGGCGCCGTCGTTGCAGGATCGGCTGGTAAGGATACGATCCAGCGTGTCTTCTACGCATTTCGCAAACGCGAGCCGATCTCACGCGACCTCACGCACGATTTCGAAAACCGCTCCAGCTTCGGAGAGCGACTTGCCGATCGCGTGGCTGAGGTCGGCGGTTCGTGGGCGTTCGTTTCGAGCTTTTTCGCGTTCTTGGTTGTTTGGGCGGCCCTGAACATCCTCGTGTTGCCCCAGCACGAACGTTTCGATCCTTACCCGTTCATCTTCCTCAATTTGCTTTTGTCGATGCTGGCGGCTGTTCAAGCGCCGATCATCATGATGAGTCAAAATCGCCAGGCGGTGAAGGACCGGATCGAGGCGCGTCATGATTTCGAGGTGAACCTCAAGGCGGAGCTTGAAATTCTCAGTTTGCACGAAAAGCTTGACCGCCTGCACGCCGAGCACGGCGCACAATTGGCGGGGCTCAGGGCTCTGCTCGAAGGCCGAAAGGGGGAGGACTAG
- a CDS encoding integral membrane protein codes for MDAPETFRNRFQQNNDMDVRMTTASTLSKVPAVTLGFWIIKILATTLGETGGDTVTMSMNWGYLAGTALFFSALVGLVALQIFARRFNPWLYWATIIASTTAGTTLADYATRSIGIGYAGGSALLLGLLLLSLAIWYWSERSISVDTVNTPKVEVFYWTTITFSQTLGTALGDWMAADASDPAATTGALGLGYLGAAGVFSIALAAVAALYFWTKASRVMLFWIAFILTRPLGAAVGDLLDKPLDHGGLAFSRPLASAVLALAIVALIALLPQRPGEHPGKELKPASSAN; via the coding sequence GTGGACGCTCCAGAAACTTTCCGAAATCGGTTCCAGCAAAACAACGATATGGACGTCCGCATGACGACGGCATCGACACTGAGCAAAGTCCCTGCGGTTACGCTTGGGTTCTGGATCATCAAGATATTGGCGACGACGTTGGGAGAAACCGGCGGCGACACCGTTACGATGAGCATGAATTGGGGCTATCTCGCCGGCACAGCGCTCTTCTTTTCCGCTCTGGTTGGGCTCGTGGCGCTGCAAATCTTCGCGCGCAGGTTCAACCCTTGGCTCTATTGGGCGACGATCATCGCCTCCACCACAGCCGGAACGACGCTTGCTGATTATGCGACGCGCTCGATCGGCATTGGCTACGCCGGAGGCTCTGCGCTGTTGCTTGGTCTGCTGCTGCTTTCGCTCGCGATCTGGTATTGGTCGGAGCGCTCAATCTCGGTCGACACCGTGAATACGCCCAAGGTGGAAGTGTTCTATTGGACGACAATCACGTTCTCGCAAACGTTGGGAACGGCACTTGGCGATTGGATGGCGGCTGATGCGAGCGATCCCGCGGCCACAACTGGCGCGCTGGGGCTAGGCTATCTCGGTGCGGCCGGCGTCTTCTCGATCGCGCTGGCGGCAGTTGCCGCGCTCTACTTCTGGACCAAGGCCTCGCGGGTCATGCTGTTCTGGATCGCCTTCATCCTTACGCGCCCACTCGGCGCGGCGGTCGGAGACTTGCTCGACAAACCGCTCGATCATGGCGGTTTGGCTTTCAGCCGGCCGCTCGCTTCGGCAGTGCTCGCGCTGGCGATCGTGGCGCTGATCGCGCTGCTTCCACAGCGACCAGGTGAGCACCCTGGAAAAGAGCTCAAGCCGGCCTCGTCGGCCAACTGA
- a CDS encoding probable NreB protein, whose translation MLSPLKNATYARLFGAQIAALLGTGLATVALGLLAHELAGASAGEILGAIFAIKMIAYVAVAPIASALATHAPRKTLLIALDLVRAAIGISLPFVSEPWQIYALMAVLYVASAAFTPAFQAMIPDVLTDEREYTKALSLSRLAADLESVASPVLAALLLAVMSFHQLFAGTAVGFVFSALLVLLAVLPAARKAVPKPFFRRLTSGVNLFMHTPRLRGLVALSLATAAGGAMVFVNTVVIVQSNFAMSQQATAWALAAFGLGSMGAALTLPPLLDRIADRTVVISGALALALGLSLGPFVATTYPGLLALWVVLGCSYSLTLTPVGRVLRRSAHAEDRPALFAAQFALSHACWLIAYPLAGYVSASAGASAAFWSLAMLCGVGAIVTAAIWPAREDVSVEHSHDDLTADHPHMAPTTSTHSHEYIIDDLHRRWPH comes from the coding sequence ATGCTGTCGCCCCTCAAGAACGCCACTTACGCTCGACTGTTCGGCGCCCAGATCGCCGCCCTGCTCGGCACAGGATTGGCCACAGTCGCACTAGGCTTGCTTGCCCACGAACTTGCTGGAGCGAGTGCCGGCGAAATCCTCGGCGCCATCTTTGCGATCAAGATGATCGCGTACGTTGCCGTTGCTCCAATCGCCAGCGCCCTCGCCACTCATGCTCCCCGAAAGACGTTGCTCATCGCGCTCGATCTCGTTCGAGCGGCGATCGGCATCTCGTTGCCGTTCGTGAGCGAGCCTTGGCAAATCTATGCGTTGATGGCGGTTCTGTACGTCGCCTCTGCGGCCTTCACGCCAGCATTCCAGGCGATGATACCCGATGTGCTGACTGACGAGCGTGAGTACACGAAGGCGTTGTCGCTCTCCCGGCTCGCCGCCGACCTAGAGAGTGTCGCCAGTCCCGTCCTGGCCGCGTTGCTACTGGCGGTCATGAGCTTCCACCAACTCTTCGCCGGCACAGCCGTGGGCTTTGTGTTCTCTGCGTTACTCGTTCTGTTGGCGGTTTTGCCGGCGGCTCGAAAAGCGGTGCCGAAACCATTCTTTCGTCGTCTCACAAGCGGCGTGAACCTCTTCATGCACACGCCTCGTCTGCGTGGCCTCGTGGCGCTTTCGCTGGCGACAGCGGCTGGCGGCGCCATGGTGTTCGTCAACACCGTCGTGATCGTGCAGAGCAACTTCGCCATGAGCCAGCAGGCCACCGCTTGGGCGCTCGCCGCATTCGGACTGGGCTCCATGGGCGCCGCTCTCACTCTCCCGCCACTGCTTGATCGCATTGCGGATCGCACCGTAGTGATCAGTGGCGCGTTAGCTCTGGCGCTTGGCCTCTCCCTCGGCCCATTCGTCGCGACGACGTACCCGGGCTTGCTGGCTCTCTGGGTTGTCCTCGGATGCAGTTACTCGCTGACGCTCACGCCCGTTGGCCGCGTTCTCCGTCGGTCGGCTCACGCTGAGGATCGGCCAGCGTTGTTCGCGGCACAGTTCGCGCTCTCGCACGCGTGCTGGCTGATAGCGTATCCGCTTGCCGGCTACGTAAGTGCTTCGGCGGGCGCCTCCGCTGCGTTCTGGAGTCTGGCAATGCTTTGCGGCGTCGGCGCTATTGTCACGGCAGCGATCTGGCCAGCCAGAGAAGATGTGAGTGTGGAGCACTCGCATGACGATCTCACCGCTGATCACCCTCACATGGCGCCAACGACCAGCACGCACTCGCACGAGTACATCATCGACGATCTGCATCGTCGCTGGCCTCATTAG